TCACTTACAAACGTCGTAAAGATTCTAAACGTAAAAAAGGACATCGCCAGCCTTATACAAAACTTACTATCGATAAAATTAACGCATAATTATGATTACTGTTAATGTGACTTTAAATAGTGAGGGTCAAGTAACAGACGTAATTATGGATGGCCATGCAGAACATGGTGACTATGGTCATGACATAGTATGCGCAGGCGCTTCTGCCGTGCTATTCGGTAGTGTTAATGCTATTATGGGTTTAACGACTGAAAAACCTGATATTGATTATGAGGAAGACGGTGGTCATTTCCATATTAGAAGTGTTGATACTAATAATGAACAAGCACAATTAATTCTTCAAGCTATGTTAGTTTCGTTACAAACGATAGAAGAGGAATATCATGAGAATATAAGATTAAATTACAAGTGAGGTGCAATTCAATGTTAAAATTAAACTTACAGTTCTTCGCATCGAAAAAAGGGGTAAGTTCTACAAAAAACGGACGTGACTCTGAATCTAAACGTTTAGGTGCTAAACGTGCTGACGGTCAATACGTAACTGGCGGTTCTATTTTATTCCGTCAACGTGGTACTAAAATTTATCCTGGTGAAAATGTAGGTCGCGGTGGCGACGATACATTATTCGCTAAAATCGACGGCGTTGTTAAATTCGAACGTAAAGGTCGCGACAAAAAACAAGTATCTGTATATTCAGCTGCTGAGTAATTTGTCTTTACTAACACCAGAAGTTTTAACTTCTGGTGTTTATTTTTTGTTTTATTTTATATAAAAGGACTTAATGATATAATAGTGTAGATATTGTAAAATTATAGAAAAAGAGGTGAAAATATGTTTGTCGATCAAGTGAAAATATCACTCAAAGCTGGTGACGGTGGAAATGGTATTACAGCGTATAGAAGAGAAAAATATGTACCGTTTGGTGGTCCTGCTGGCGGAGACGGTGGCGATGGTGCGTCAGTCATTTTTGAAGTGGATGAAGGATTAAGAACTTTATTAGATTTTAGATATCAAAGCCACTTTAAAGCTAAAAGGGGTGAAGGTGGCCAAAGTAGTAATATGCATGGGAAAAATGCAGAGAACCTAATATTACAAGTGCCTCCAGGTACAATCGTTAGAAGTGTCGAAACAGGCGAAGTTTTGGCAGACTTAGTTGAACACGGGCAACGTGCAACTGTTGCAAAAGGCGGTCGTGGTGGTAGAGGTAATTCGCGCTTTGCCTCTCCACGTAACCCTGCTCCTGACTTTAGTGAAAACGGAGAACCAGGTGAAGAAATAGATGTAACATTAGAATTAAAATTATTGGCAGATGTAGGTTTAGTAGGTTTTCCTAGTGTAGGTAAATCAACTTTACTTTCTATCGTTTCAAAGGCAAAACCTAAAATTGGTGACTATCATTTTACTACAATCAAACCAAACCTAGGCGTCGTAGCTACGCCTGATAACAGAAGTTTCGTGATGGCGGATTTACCAGGACTGATTGAAGGTGCTTCCGATGGAGTTGGCTTAGGTCATCAATTCTTACGACATGTCGAACGCACAAAAGTAATTGTGCATGTGATAGATATGAGTGGCTCTGAAGGTCGTGATCCATTAGACGATTATCAAATCATCAATAAAGAATTAAGCGCCTATGAACATAAACTAGAAGAAAGACCACAAATTGTTGTAGCAAATAAAATGGACATGCCTAATTCAGAACATAATTTAGCGTTATTTAAAGATGCATTAAAGGATGAAGTGATTGATATTATTCCATTGTCTACATTTACACGTGAAAACATCGATAAATTACTTTATTTAATAGCTAATAAATTAGAAGAAGTTAAAGATGTAGACTTCAATGAAGAAGAAAAAGATTTAGGTATTAATAGAGTTGTTTATAAACATACACCTAATCAAGATAATTTCACTATTACTAGAGACGATGATGGTGCTTACGTGGTACGTGGTAAATCTATTGAACGTATGTTCAAAATGACTGACTTTAATAGTGATCCAGCAGTACGTAGATTCGCTAGACAGATGCGTTCAATGGGTATTGATGATGCATTGAGAGATAGAGGCTGTGAAAACGGAGATATAGTTAGAATTCTTGGTGGGGAATTTGAATTTATAGAATAGAGGTGCTCATTCATGGATAGTAAAGATTATAAAAAGTTTTATTTAATTAGAGAAGATGTGTTGCCAGAATCTGTTGTGAAAACAATTAAAATTAAAGATGCTTTAAAAAGTGATCCTAAGCTATCCATATTTGAAGCAGTTAAAAAGTATGATTTATCAAGAAGTGCATTTTATAAATATAGAGATACTATTTTCCCAGTAGATGAAAAAATGGAGAGTACGAAAGAATTTACATTAATCTTATATGTTAATGATATAGTAGGTATGTTAGCGGAAGTATTAAATACCTTATCTAGATTAAGTTTGTCGGTATTAACTATCCACCAAAGTATTCCTATGGATCATAGGGCGACTATTACTGTCTCGTTAGATGCTAAAGGAACCGATTTAGAAATTGATGATGTAATTGCGTCATTACAAACGATTGACCATGTATCTAAAGTAGAATTAATAAGTATGACAATATAAGGAAGTGTAAATTTGTACGCATATATAAAAGGTATTTTAACTCAATTATTTCCAACCCATTTAGTTGTAGAAACAGCGGGCATTGGTTATGAAATTCAAACACCTAATTCTTATCGTTTTCAACAATATCTAGATAATGAAGTGAAAGTATTCACTTCATTTATAGTGAGAGAAGATGCACAATTGTTATATGGTTTTATTAATGTAGAAGAAAAAGATATGTTTCTTAATTTAATTAAAGTAACAGGTATTGGACCTAAATCTGCGCTCGCAATTTTAGCTACGAGCACACCTTCTGAAGTTATACAAGCTATTGAAAATGAAAACGATGCTTATTTAACTAAATTTCCTGGTATCGGTAAAAAAACTGCACGTCAAATTGTGTTAGATTTAAAAGGTAAAGTACAAGTAACAGAAGAAACGACTGATAATTTATTAAATCACGGAATGACTAATGATACATCTAATGACACAGTTAAAGAAGCTATTTTAGCACTTGAAGCGTTAGGATACTCGAAACGAGAACTTAGTAAGGTAGAAAAGACACTAAACAAAGAAACGTGCGAATCGGTGGATGAAGCAGTTAAAAGAGGTTTGCAATTGTTAGTTTCTTAATAAATTGGGGTGAACAATATTGGATGACAGAATGGTTGATCAATCATTACATGAAGATGAAACATCATTTGAATTATCGTTAAGACCTAAAAGAATACGTCAATATATCGGTCAATCTTCAATTAAAAACAACTTAGAAGTGTTTATTAAAGCAGCAAAATTGAGAGAAGAACCTTTAGACCATGTATTACTTTTTGGACCCCCAGGTTTAGGGAAAACAACTCTTTCTAATATTATAGCCAACGAAATGGAAGTTAATATTAGAACAATTTCTGGTCCATCTCTAGATAGACCGGGAGACTTAGCAGCGATATTATCTGGGTTACAACCGGGTGATGTATTATTTATAGACGAAATTCATAGACTAAGTAGTGTTGTAGAAGAAGTTTTATATTCGGCAATGGAAGATTTCTTTTTAGACATTGTAATAGGTAAAGGCGATGAAGCTAGAAGTATTAGGATAGACTTGCCACCATTTACATTAGTAGGTGCTACCACAAGGGCAGGAAGCTTAACAGCACCTTTAAGAGATCGTTTCGGTGTTCAATTACGACTAGAATACTATAAAAATTCAGAACTGAAAGAAATTATTGTTAGAACGGCAGAAGTGTTAGGCACATCTATTGATGAAGATAGCGCGGTAGAATTGGCTAAAAGAAGTCGCGGGACGCCACGTGTAGCAAATAGATTACTAAAACGTGTACGTGATTTTCAACAAGTAAATGAAGATGAGCATATTTATGTTGAAACTACAAAGCAAGCATTAAAACTTTTACAAGTAGATGAAGAAGGCTTAGACTATATTGATCATAAAATGATGCAATGTATTTTAAATCAATACAATGGTGGCCCAGTGGGATTAGACACTATTGCAGTCTCTATAGGTGAAGAGCGCATTACGATAGAAGATGTTTACGAACCTTTCCTTATTCAAAAAGGTTTTATAGAACGTACACCTAGAGGGCGTAAAGCTACACCTTATGCTCATGAACACTTTAGAAATAAAGGAAAGAGGTAGTAACATTGGATATAGAAGATTTTGATTATTACTTACCAGAAGAACTAATTGCACAAACGCCCTTAAAAGATCGAGACCAAAGTCGTTTATTAGTTCTAGGCAAAAATAATGGTAATATAGAACATCGTCATTTTAAAGATGTCATCGATTATTTTGAGCAAGGTGATACATTAGTATTGAATGATACTCGTGTTATGCCAGCACGTCTTTTCGGTATTAAAGAAGAGACAGGCGCCAAAGTAGAAATGCTAATGCTTACACAATTAGAAGGTAATGATTGGGAAGTACTCTTAAAACCAGCTAAAAGAATACAATTAGGAGATAAACTAAATTTTGGAGAAGGTAAAATAATCGCTGAGTGTGTTGAAACATTAAATCAAGGTGGACGTATTATGCGCTTACATTTTGATGGTATTTTACAAGAGCGCTTGGATGAATTAGGGGAAATGCCACTACCTCCATATATAAAAGAACGGTTGGATGACCCAGAACGGTATCAAACTGTTTATGCAAATGAAATAGGTTCAGCTGCTGCACCAACAGCCGGCTTGCACTTTACAGATGAATTGCTAACTAAAATTAAACAAAAAGGTGTCAATGTTGCCTTTATTACTTTGCACGTAGGTTTAGGAACATTTAGACCCGTTAGCGTCGAAAATATAGATGAACATGAAATGCATAGTGAATATTATCAAATGACACAAGAAACGGCTGATTTATTAAACGTTACTAAAGCAAACTGTGGACGTATTATTTCGGTAGGAACGACTACAACGAGAACTTTGGAAACAATTCGTCAACATAACACAAAGTTTGTAGCAGAAAGCGGTTGGACTGATATTTTTATATATCCAGGTTTTAAATTTAAAGGCGTCGATGGTCTAATAACAAATTTCCATTTGCCAAAATCAACTTTAGTAATGCTAGTGTCTGCTTTTAGCACGAGAGATAATATTTTAAATGCATATAATCAAGCAGTATTAGAACGATATAGATTTTTCAGTTTTGGAGATGCAATGTTAATTATTTAGGGAATTGAGAGGAGTAAGAACATGCCTGCAGTCACATACGAACATATAAAAACATGTAAGCAATCCGGTGCACGTTTAGGAATTGTACATACACCACATGGTTCATTTGAAACACCAATGTTTATGCCAGTCGGCACTAAGGCAACCGTGAAAACAATGAGCCCAGAAGAGCTACATCAAATGGAAGCAAAAATCATTTTAGGAAACACGTATCATTTGTGGTTACAACCAGGAAATGATATTATTCGTAAGAGTGGGGGATTACATCAATTCATGAATTGGGATGGTCCGATACTTACTGACTCAGGTGGCTTTCAAGTATTTAGTTTAAGCAATTTGAGGAATATATCAGAAAAAGGCGTAGAGTTTAGACATCATACCAATGGCTCGAAATTATTTTTAAGTCCTGAAAAAGCAATGCAAATACAAAATGATTTAGGTTCTGACATTATGATGGCTTTCGATGAATGCCCGCCAATGCCAGCCGAATATAAATACGTTAAAGAGTCAATTGAACGTACAACACGTTGGGCTGAGAGATGTTTAAAGGCGCATAATCGTCAAGAAGATCAAGCGCTATTTGGCATTATACAAGGTGGAGAGTATAAAGATTTAAGGCAGCAAAGTGCTGAAGAACTTGTCGCTTTAGACTTTCCAGGTTACGCTATTGGTGGTTTATCAGTTGGTGAACCTAAACCAGTGATGTACGATATGGTTAAACATACTGAACAATTTATGCCAAAGGATAAACCAAGATACTTAATGGGTGTTGGCTCTCCTGATGCTTTAATAGAATGTAGCATTCGCGGTATGGATATGTTCGATTGTGTATTACCTACTCGTATAGCTAGAAATGGTACATGCATGACTTCTGAAGGACGCGTTATTATCAAAAATGCAAAATACGCTGATGATTTTGGTCCATTAGACCCAAATTGTGACTGTTATACATGTAAAAATTACAGTAGAGCTTACCTAAGACATCTCATTAAGGCAGAGGAAACTTTTGGAATACGTCTTACTACATACCATAATTTGCATTTTCTGCTTAAATTAATGGAAAATATTAGACAAGCAATTCGTGAAGACCGTCTGTTAGATTTTAAAGAAGAATTTTTTGAACAATACGGACTTAATGTAGATAACCCTAAAAACTTTTAAAGGAGAAATAAATAAATGCAATTAACGTCATTAATTTTACCAATTTTATTATTAGCATTAATGTGGTTCTTTTTAATTAGACCACAACAAAAGAAAGCTAAAGAGCATCGTGAAATGGTACAACAAATTCGTTCAGGTCAACGTGTTACGACTATTGGAGGAATTAAAGGTACCGTTAGAAGTGTTGACGAAACAACTGTCGTACTTACTTTAAATGGCAATGGTACAGAAATCACACTCGAAAAACCTGCAATTAAACAGGTTGATCCATCTTAATAAAACGTGAATTGGTAGGGATTTAATTTCCTGCCAATTTTTTATATATAATGAATTAGGATAAATTTAGTTTGCATAATAAATGTTAGTTTGTGAATATGTTGTAATATGTTAAGATATATAGGTCGCTTAAACAAGTTATCGTATATTATGTAATAACTTGCACAAATATTATTAATTAAAGTATCCTTAAATCATAAGTTTACAATGAGGTGTTCATGTGAAAAAAAGTAGTAGAATAGTTGCGTTTATATTACTTGTGGTTCTATTGTTCGCGGGAATGGGACTTACATATAAAAACGTAGTTAAAAACGTTAACTTAGGTTTGGATTTACAAGGTGGATTTGAAGTACTTTACCAAGTCAATCCTTTACAACAAGGCGATAAGGTTGATAAGGATGCTGTAAAATCTACCTCTAAGACTTTAGAGAACCGTGTCAACAAACTCGGCGTTTCCGAACCTAAAATACAAGTTGAAGACAATAACCGCATACGTGTACAACTTGCTGGGGTTAAAAATCAATCTCAAGCAAGGAAAATGTTATCTTCACAAGCAAATTTAACGATTCGTGATGCTAACGATAATGTTAAATTAACCGGTAAAGATCTTAAACAAGGTACGGCAAAACAAGAATTTAAACAAAATACAAACCAACCTGCAGTTACTTTTAAACTAAAAGATAGTGACAAGTTTAAAAAAGTAACCGAAGAAATTTCTAAGAAAAAAGACAACGTTATGGTTGTATGGCTAGATTACGAAAAAGGGGATTCATACAACAAGGAAAAAACAAAGAAAGACCCTAAATATGTTTCAGCGGCAAATGTAGACAAACCAATTAATTCAGATAGCGTTGAAATTTCAGGTGGCTTTAATGGTGAAAAAGGCGTACAAAAAGCTAAACAAATTGCGGACTTGTTAAACGCTGGTTCTTTACCTGTTCATCTTAAAGAAATCTATTCAAATTCAGTTGGAGCTCAGTTTGGTCAAGATGCACTAGATAAAACTGTATTTGCTTCTATGTTAGGTGTAGCAGTTATTTACTTGTTTATGTTAGGATTTTATCGCTTACCTGGTCTTGTAGCGGTAATTGCTTTGACAACATATATCTATTTAACACTATTTGCATTTAACCTTATTTCAGGTGTACTTACTTTACCTGGTCTAGCAGCATTAGTGCTTGGCGTGGGTATGGCTGTTGATGCCAACATCATAATGTACGAACGGATAAAAGATGAGTTGAAGATAGGTCGAACCTTAAAACAAGCATATAAAAAAGCTAATAAAAGTTCATTCCTAACTATTGTCGATGCCAACTTAACGACTGTTATTGCAGCGGCAGTTCTGTTCTTCTTTGGTGAAAGTTCGGTAAAAGGTTTCGCAACTATGCTATTATTAGGTATTTTAATGATTTTCGTTACTGCAGTATTTCTATCTAGATTACTGTTGACGTTATTAATTTCATCAAATTTCTTCAAAAAGTCTTATGGTATGTTCGGTGTAAACAAAAAGCATATCCATGATATTAACGACGGAAAAGACGTCCATGATTTAAAAACACCTTATGAAAAATGGGACTTCATGAAATTAGCCAAACCATTATTATCACTAAGCGTATTGATAATTATTGTTGGTGCAATCATCCTATTTGTCTTTAAATTAAATCTAGGCATAGATTTCACAAGTGGTACACGAGTCGATTTTGATTCAGAAAATAAAGTAACTCAAAATAAAGTAACGCAAACACTCGAGGATAAAAACTTTAAACCTGATCAAGTATCGATTGGTCAAAATGATAAAAATGTGAGTGTTCAATTCAAAAAAGACTTAAATAAAGAGCAAGTAGCAAAAATTAAAGATACTGTTCACAACAATTTTGGACATGATCCAACTGTTAATACAGTATCACCCGTTATAGGTCAAGAATTAGCTAAAAATGCTATTATGGCACTTATTTATGCTGCTATTGGTATCATTATTTACACTTCATTCCGTTTCGAGTGGCGTATGGGACTTTCATCAGTATTAGCACTACTGCATGATGCCTTTATGATTGTAGCAGTATTCAGTTTATTTAGACTAGAAGTCGATATCACATTCATTGCAGCAGTATTAACAATCATTGGTTATTCTATAAATGACACGATTGTTACGTTTGATAGAGTACGTGAAAACTTGCATAAGGTGAAAGTCATTACTAAAGCAGAACAAATTGATGATATTGTTAATAGATCTATTAGACAGACTATGACGCGTTCAATTAATACAGTGTTAACTGTTGTTGTTGTAGTTATTGCATTGTTAATTTTTGGTGCATCAAGTATTTTCACATTCTCATTAGCTCTATTAATTGGTTTAATTACAGGTGTATTCTCTTCTGTATTTATTGCAGTACCGTTATGGGGAATAATGAAAAAACGACAACTTAAAAAATCTGATGACCATAAATTAGTAGTCTACAAAGAAAAACGCTCCAATGATGAAAAAATCTTAGTATAAATTATATTTAAACTGCCATTGCGAAAAAAACGTAATGGCAGTTTTATTTTTTACTTGTTTCATAAAATATTATGTCTATATCGATGGTCACCGCTTTTTATTTTACAGAATGTTTTGTATAATGGCTTGTGGAAATGAGGGAGACTCGTATGATTAAACCAAAGTATAATTGGGATTATAATACACCTGATAATGAAATTTTGGAAGAATATGTAAAGAAATTGAAACTAACTCCTCTTGTTAAACAAATATTAGAGAGTAAAAATATAGTTGAATGTGATGAAATTGAAGCTCTATTTAGTAACAACGTTATAAACCATGATCCATGGCTACTTAGTGATATGAAAAAAACTGTAGACCGTATTAATTTAGCTATCGATAAAAACGAAAAAATTCTTGTCTATGGAGATTACGATGCTGATGGTGTAACCTCGACAACAATTTTAGTATCTACTTTGAGAGAATTAGGTGCTCATGTGGGTTGGTACATACCGAATCGTTTTTCTGAAGGATATGGACCGAATGAAATGGCATTTAAAAATGCATATGACGAAGGTATATCGCTTATAATTACAGTAGATAATGGGATACAAGGACATAAAGAGATTGAGAGTGTGCAATCATTGGGCGTAGATGTAATTGTTACAGATCATCATGAAATAGGCAGAACTATGCCTGATGCTTTTGCAATTGTACATCCTATGCATCCAGAATTTGATTATCCGTTTCAATATCTATGTGGTGCAGGAGTAGCATATAAATTAACGCAAGCATTATTATCACAACCTCCACGACAATTTTTAGGTTTAGTTGCAATAGGAACTATTGCAGACTTAGTATCGTTAACAGATGAAAATCGTTCGCTTGTAAAACAAGGTCTTAGTGTACTTAACGACCAATGTCCAGTATCTATAAAAGCAATATTAAATCAAGCGAGTTACACGGATGATATAAACGAAGAGACCATTGGTTTTATTATTGGTCCAAGACTTAATGCGGTAGGTAGATTAGAAGATGCTGGTTTAGCTGCCGAATTGCTTATGACTGATGAAATGGAAGAGGCAACATTTTTAGCGGAACAGGTTGAGTTCTTTAACCAAGAACGTAAAGATATTGTAGCTTCTATTACTGAAGAAGCATTAGCAATGGCTAAAGAGCAAGTTCAGCAACAAGCGAAATTCTTACTCCTTGCTAAAGAAGATTGGCATGAAGGAGTATTAGGCATTGTTGCATCAAAAATTGTCGAAACTTATAGTTTACCGACGCTAATTTTAAATATTGACGAGGTACAAAATCATGCTAAAGGCTCTGCGCGTAGTATTGAACAAGTATCAATGTTTGAAATTTTAACTGCACATTCCGATTTAATATCAAAATTTGGCGGTCATCATATGGCGGCCGGAGTGACGATGCCCATAGACAATATTCAAGACTTATCTCATGGCTTAAATCTATGGATGGAAGAGCTAGCCACTTCAACTTCGTTGGAACCTTCTAAAAAAATTGATGTAAAAGTAAATGAGGCAGATATTAACGTTGGTAATATTCAAGACATTCATAAATTAAGACCTTTTGGTACTGATTTTGAAAGTCCATGTTTTGAGTTGTCTGACATTACAGTGCATCATTCTAAAGGTATAGGACAAGAAAATAAACATTTGAAGTTATCTCTGGGTAAGAGTAATTTACAAGCATTATATTGGCAATATGGACATTTAAGCAATCAGTTGAATACTGAACAACCAGTAAGTATCATTGGTACACTTCAAATAAATGAATGGAATGGTCATAAGTCACCGCAATTTATGATACAAGATTTGGCGAGCAATAAGTTACAAATACTAGATTACCGCAGTAAAAATAAACTGTCAGTTATTGATGAAAATGATGCATCAACTGCATTTCTGATACATCACCATAATGACAAATTAGGAGATAACTACTATTTTTACGGTGAAAATATTCAACATAACTATGAAAAATATGTCTTTAGAGATCTACCATCAACAATAGATGATATTAAAAACAGTTTAAAAAGTGTCAAAGCCTCGCAAATATATTTAATGTTAAATCATCAACAATCTATATACTTTGAAGGAATGCCTAAAATGGAAAGCTTTAAACAATGTTTTAAAGCTTTAGCAACAAAAGGCGAAACAAACCTAGCTCAAGATGGTATGCACCTAAGTGAATTTTTAAATATAAAACCTAATATGTTGAAATTTATATTAAAAGTATTTTTAGATTTAGAGTTTATAAATGACGATAATGGTATAATTACAGTAAATAATCAATCTCAAAAACAGGCTATTGATACAAGTAAATTATACCGAGCGAGATTAGATAGAATAGAAGTTGAAGAAATTTTATTATACCAAGATATAAACCAATTAAAAGAATGGCTTATAGCCGAATTGGCATGTTAAGGAGGAATTAGCAATGGATTTAAAGCAATACGTATCAGAAGTTCAAGATTGGCCAAAAAAAGGAGTTAACTTTAAAGATATTACAACAATTATGGATAATGGTGAAGCATATGGCTATGCAACTGACCAAATCGTCGAATATGCTAAAGAAAAAGATGTAGATGTCGTTGTTGGACCTGAAGCTAGAGGATTTATTATTGGTTGTCCAGTAGCTTACTCTATGGGTATAGGATTTGCTCCGGTACGAAAAGAAGGTAAATTACCACGCGAAGTTATTAGATATGAGTATGAATTAGAATATGGTAAGAATATATTAACAATGCACAAAGATGCTATTCTACCAGGTCAACGTGTATTAATTACAGATGATTTATTAGCGACAGGTGGCACAATTGAGGCGGCTATCAAATTAGTCGAAAAACTTGGTGGTATTGTAGTAGGTATTGCATTTATCATTGAATTAAAATATTTAAAAGGGATTGAAAAAATTAAAGACTATGATGTTATGAGCTTAATTTCTTACGATGAATAACTTATATGTTTAATAATCTTTTTGGTATGGAAATAGTAATATTACTAGACGTTATGTCAGTAGTGTTATTATTTCTTTTTTTAGCAGATAAAATTATCTTTCTTTTTAATATAATGGGAGAGCTAACTATTCAAAATAATTGTTTTTTAGCGCCTTTTCAATTATGCTAGATTAAATTTATTATAATTAGATTGCATTAGTACGTTATAACGCGTTTATTTATTTGTTAACATGTAGTATTATATAACTATTATTTGAAATTTTATACATACAGTAAATTGAATTAATAATTCGTATACATATATTAAAAATCGAAAACATTTTTAAAGTAATTAATAATAAGTGTAGGGGTGTCTTGAGTGAATAATGAATATCCATACAGTGCTGACGAAGTACTATATAAAGCTAAGTCATATTTAGCAAAAGATCAATATGAATATGTATTAAAAAGTTATCATATTGCTTATGAAGCACATGAGGGTCAATTTCGCCAAAATGGCTTGCCATATATAATGCATCCTATACAAGTGGCTGGCATACTTACAGAAATGCATCTAGACGGCCCAACTATTGTTGCTGGTTTTCTTCATGATGTTATTGAAGATACACCATATACATTTGATGACGTGAAATCCATGTTCAATGAAGAAGTGGCAATAATTGTCGACGGCGTAACAAAACTTAAAAAAGTAAAATACCGTTCTAAAGAAGAACAACAAGCTGAAAATCATAGAAAGCTTTTTATAGCTATTGCTAAAGATGTAAGAGTTATTTTAGTTAAATTAGCGGACAGACTACATAATATGCGTACTTTAAAAGCTATGCGTAGAGACAAACAAATCAGAACTTCTAAAGAAACGTTGGAAATCTATGCACCATTGGCACATAGATTGGGAATTAATACAATTAAATGGGAATTAGAAGATACT
The genomic region above belongs to Staphylococcus durrellii and contains:
- the rpmA gene encoding 50S ribosomal protein L27; this translates as MLKLNLQFFASKKGVSSTKNGRDSESKRLGAKRADGQYVTGGSILFRQRGTKIYPGENVGRGGDDTLFAKIDGVVKFERKGRDKKQVSVYSAAE
- a CDS encoding ACT domain-containing protein; translated protein: MDSKDYKKFYLIREDVLPESVVKTIKIKDALKSDPKLSIFEAVKKYDLSRSAFYKYRDTIFPVDEKMESTKEFTLILYVNDIVGMLAEVLNTLSRLSLSVLTIHQSIPMDHRATITVSLDAKGTDLEIDDVIASLQTIDHVSKVELISMTI
- the yajC gene encoding preprotein translocase subunit YajC; the encoded protein is MQLTSLILPILLLALMWFFLIRPQQKKAKEHREMVQQIRSGQRVTTIGGIKGTVRSVDETTVVLTLNGNGTEITLEKPAIKQVDPS
- the queA gene encoding tRNA preQ1(34) S-adenosylmethionine ribosyltransferase-isomerase QueA, which gives rise to MDIEDFDYYLPEELIAQTPLKDRDQSRLLVLGKNNGNIEHRHFKDVIDYFEQGDTLVLNDTRVMPARLFGIKEETGAKVEMLMLTQLEGNDWEVLLKPAKRIQLGDKLNFGEGKIIAECVETLNQGGRIMRLHFDGILQERLDELGEMPLPPYIKERLDDPERYQTVYANEIGSAAAPTAGLHFTDELLTKIKQKGVNVAFITLHVGLGTFRPVSVENIDEHEMHSEYYQMTQETADLLNVTKANCGRIISVGTTTTRTLETIRQHNTKFVAESGWTDIFIYPGFKFKGVDGLITNFHLPKSTLVMLVSAFSTRDNILNAYNQAVLERYRFFSFGDAMLII
- the tgt gene encoding tRNA guanosine(34) transglycosylase Tgt; its protein translation is MPAVTYEHIKTCKQSGARLGIVHTPHGSFETPMFMPVGTKATVKTMSPEELHQMEAKIILGNTYHLWLQPGNDIIRKSGGLHQFMNWDGPILTDSGGFQVFSLSNLRNISEKGVEFRHHTNGSKLFLSPEKAMQIQNDLGSDIMMAFDECPPMPAEYKYVKESIERTTRWAERCLKAHNRQEDQALFGIIQGGEYKDLRQQSAEELVALDFPGYAIGGLSVGEPKPVMYDMVKHTEQFMPKDKPRYLMGVGSPDALIECSIRGMDMFDCVLPTRIARNGTCMTSEGRVIIKNAKYADDFGPLDPNCDCYTCKNYSRAYLRHLIKAEETFGIRLTTYHNLHFLLKLMENIRQAIREDRLLDFKEEFFEQYGLNVDNPKNF
- the obgE gene encoding GTPase ObgE, encoding MFVDQVKISLKAGDGGNGITAYRREKYVPFGGPAGGDGGDGASVIFEVDEGLRTLLDFRYQSHFKAKRGEGGQSSNMHGKNAENLILQVPPGTIVRSVETGEVLADLVEHGQRATVAKGGRGGRGNSRFASPRNPAPDFSENGEPGEEIDVTLELKLLADVGLVGFPSVGKSTLLSIVSKAKPKIGDYHFTTIKPNLGVVATPDNRSFVMADLPGLIEGASDGVGLGHQFLRHVERTKVIVHVIDMSGSEGRDPLDDYQIINKELSAYEHKLEERPQIVVANKMDMPNSEHNLALFKDALKDEVIDIIPLSTFTRENIDKLLYLIANKLEEVKDVDFNEEEKDLGINRVVYKHTPNQDNFTITRDDDGAYVVRGKSIERMFKMTDFNSDPAVRRFARQMRSMGIDDALRDRGCENGDIVRILGGEFEFIE
- a CDS encoding ribosomal-processing cysteine protease Prp, coding for MITVNVTLNSEGQVTDVIMDGHAEHGDYGHDIVCAGASAVLFGSVNAIMGLTTEKPDIDYEEDGGHFHIRSVDTNNEQAQLILQAMLVSLQTIEEEYHENIRLNYK
- the ruvA gene encoding Holliday junction branch migration protein RuvA encodes the protein MYAYIKGILTQLFPTHLVVETAGIGYEIQTPNSYRFQQYLDNEVKVFTSFIVREDAQLLYGFINVEEKDMFLNLIKVTGIGPKSALAILATSTPSEVIQAIENENDAYLTKFPGIGKKTARQIVLDLKGKVQVTEETTDNLLNHGMTNDTSNDTVKEAILALEALGYSKRELSKVEKTLNKETCESVDEAVKRGLQLLVS
- the ruvB gene encoding Holliday junction branch migration DNA helicase RuvB is translated as MDDRMVDQSLHEDETSFELSLRPKRIRQYIGQSSIKNNLEVFIKAAKLREEPLDHVLLFGPPGLGKTTLSNIIANEMEVNIRTISGPSLDRPGDLAAILSGLQPGDVLFIDEIHRLSSVVEEVLYSAMEDFFLDIVIGKGDEARSIRIDLPPFTLVGATTRAGSLTAPLRDRFGVQLRLEYYKNSELKEIIVRTAEVLGTSIDEDSAVELAKRSRGTPRVANRLLKRVRDFQQVNEDEHIYVETTKQALKLLQVDEEGLDYIDHKMMQCILNQYNGGPVGLDTIAVSIGEERITIEDVYEPFLIQKGFIERTPRGRKATPYAHEHFRNKGKR